CCCACGGGTCTGCGCCGCGCCCAACCCAATCCGCGTTCAGCGCCTCGAGCATCGAAGCCGCGCTGTCGAGGACCTCGCCGACCGGCAATCGCTCGGTGCTCACGCCCCGGCCCGTGAGCAGCACGATCGGAGAATGCGGCATCAGCGAGCGGATACGCAACGCGCAACGCGCCGCCGCCGCCGCCTGATCCGTCGCGGGCCCCGCCCCCACGAGCAGCGCTACCAGCGTCCCGTTCGCCAGCTCCTCCAGCTTCGCCCCGAAGGGCACCACCGCCTGCCGGATCTTCGCGAGCTGATCACGCGACAGCGCGCTCAGCACCGTCGAATCCGGGTTCGCTGGGTTCGTCTCCGCCGCCCTGGTCGCGATGGCGATAACAGACACCAACCGATTCTCTGCATCCGTGAGCGCCAGCGCGCGCGGCCGAAACGAAGGGGTCGCGCTTTCCCGTTTGTCGAGGACGAGCACCACCGCGGCCCCGTCCGGCGGCCTCTTCGCGGGATCCTTCGATAACATCGAGGCGCAGAGCTCATCGAGGAACGTCGGTACGTCCGGGCGCAACTCGCGGACCCGCGGCAATTCTTCCATGAGGAGCTTCGCGAGCAGCGCGATCGCGTGAACCCCCTGAAACGCGGGTTTGCCCGTCAGGCACTCGAAGAGCACGCAGCCGAGGGAAAACATGTCGGTTCGCGGGTCGATCGCTGCGCCATCACCGCGCGCTTGCTCCGGCGCCATGTAGCCAGGCGTGCCGAGCAGCATCCCCGTGGCGGTGAGCGGTGTCGTCGCCCGCTCCAGACGAGCGATGCCGAAATCGAGCAACTTGGCGTTTTCGATCCGCTCGTCCGGCAAGAAGACATTGCTCGGCTTGATATCGCGATGCACCACCCCACGCCCATGCGCCGCGGCCAGCGCGCTCGCGACGCGCCGCACGAGCTCGATGCTCTCGCCGATCGAGAGCGGGCCGCGTTTCAGGTGCTCCGCGAGGCTCACGCCGTCGAGCCACTCCATCACGAGATACGGCTCTTCGCTCGCCGTCACCCCGTGCGTCACGTACCGCACGACGTTCGGGTGATCGATCTCCCCGAGGATCTCCGCTTCATGTGCGAACCGCGCGACATGCTGAGGGCTCGCCGCGTCGTGCAGAAGCTTTATGGCGACCGCGGATCCCGTCGCCCGATCGATCGCCCGATACACGACGCCCATGCCGCCAGATCCTGCTGCCTCCACGATCTCGAATCGATCGCGAAGAACGTCCCCCGTGTGCATGCCGGCCAACGTACACCAGAGGCGTACGGGGGTTCAAGCGTAATCCCCAAGCCACTCGCGCAAAAATTCCAAGGCGCGGCGGTTGGGTGAGAAATGTTGAAACCATCGACAATGACCGCAGAGCGCCCTGCCCTTTTTCTCCAATATCGCCACCACCCGTTTCACCGTCCGCTCGGCAACTTCGTAAACCTCCTCCTCCGTCGGCTTGGGCAACCGCGGAAATCGCAAACCTGCGCCATCCGCGGATTGCACGTACACACCATCGAGCGCGAGCGAGTGGAAATGCACGTTGAAACGCACTGCCGAATCGAAGCGCTCGGTCAGCCATACCGTCGTGTCGCTCATCCGGCGGCCCAAACAAGCGCCATGGTCGCGGAGAGCGCCAGATCCATTACGATCCCAACGATTTCAGGAAGTACGATAGTCGCCTTGGCTATTGGTTCCAGCTCGACGAATTCCTCACAGACCTCGCCAAACCGGGCGCGTTCCCAGAGCAGCAGCCTGCGCCAACCGAACCGGTATCCGAAATCCATGTCGCCGGGCGCGACGGCGATCAAGACTGGCGCCACGTTCGTCGACGGCATGGGGTTCGCGCCCGGACTGTCGAACGTGACCGTCGGCGAGGCGATCCGCGAGCTGGACGTCGCTCCCGGGGGTCTTGGCCGGGGCTCCGCGTCATGGCGCGATCGTCGCGACAATGCTTCCAAACGACTGCCGCACGAGCTCCGGATGCTGCACCACGCACGGCGCCCCGGGTGGGCACCTGGGGTTCGAATCGATTGCATTACCGAAAAACACAATCCTCCGGCCATCCGCCAATACCTGAATGGGGCTGCCCGCACCATAACCAAAACGTGACGCCGACAGCTCACACCGACCTCCTTTCTCGGGATCGTGCAGCCAAGCCTTGCCGCCTCCAATGACCAGCACCCACGAACCAATGGGGAAAACCTGCGCTTCTTTTAATGTTTTGACCCTCGCCCACGTCGCCTTGGCGCCATCGAAAATATAGAGCGTATCTTGCTCCTTGGCGGCTCCGTCCGACGGCGCCAGCGGATCCTGGTACCAATACCGATGATGCACGAAAAAGCGTCCCACGACGAGATTGTCATTGGGGAGATTCATTCGGTAAAGGTCCGGCCCTCCACCATGGCTCACGGAGGTCCACGCTTCCTTTGCGGGATCGAAAAGCGCGCCGGCCATCTTGCCCCCAGAAGTTTGACCCCAAACGAAAAACGTCCCGATTCCGAGAGGATACGGAGGCGCCGTGGTCGAAAATCCCTTGAGACCGTCGAGAGAAATGGTCGAAACCGTCCCGGTCCGAATATCGAGCTTTTCCCCCGTGGGCGCTCCGTCGCTCCATTGATAAAAAAATCCCCCCCAGGCCGCCCTTCGCTGCCCAGCCTGCATCCCCTTGCTGTTGGGTCGATACACGAGAGCGCGAGCGTCGAGCCGATGGGTGCTCGTCACGAGCACATCGCCCACGGTGCTCAGAATGGTTTGTCCAAGGTCCGGGGGTTGCGCTACCGCGTGCCATTGGTTGGTCTCGGTGTCGAGCACGTACGTTGCGCCACCAAAAAGAACCAGCCGGGTATCGAGCGCGATGACCTGAGGGGACCAAATCTTGTTGCCATCAATGAATCGGGGAGCGCCATCTTCGCGCAGCGCTCGCCATTTCATCGTCCGCAAGTCGAGCACATTTCCCGATGCGACTCCGTCCGGACGATAGCCGGCCAGGACGAACTTGTCGCGCAACAGATGACGCTGCATTTGAACATCGGCTTCGGGGGAATCAAAAGAAACCGTCTGCAATCGATCACAAGAGAACGTGCCGGTGCTCGATGTCCGTGGAGCGATCACATCGGGAGGCAAATCGATGTTCGTGCTCGCGAGCGCCGTGGAGCCGGTCGGCGGCGCCGTGGAAACGTCATTGGCTTGGTTCGGTGGCGCGGCAGTCGATTGGCAACCCGTAAACACGAGGACGGCGACAAATAGGCGCATGGCGGCGGGACGAGTCTACTCGATGCGCAGCACCGATGTCGAGCAGCAAACGCACGAGCGATCCCCCGCGGCAAGTATGGGCAGCTTGCTTGCTGCATCGACTGCGAAGACGTGGATCTGCGGACACACGTATACCTTGGCGCCAGCCAATACGAGCGCAGCATCACGCGCCTCACCCCCAGCCCCTCTCCAACTACGTTGGAGAGGGGAGAAATCACGCCCGACGCGACTTCGGAAATGGCAGCACGAGCTGCCCCATGGGCACCCGTTTACGCTTCGGAGGCCCGCGCGCCAATAGCCCCGCACGCGCCAAACCTTCCCGTATCGCGTCCGCCGTCAGCGCAACCTGTCGCCATTTCATGCGCCCAGCACACGCGGGGCAAACATTGACATCCACTGCAAACACATGTCGCAAGAGCCACGCCCAAGGTTTGCGGCGTGCATGGGTCGGCTCTATGAGCCAGCGCCAGCCGCGTATCGTCGAACAAGAACGGATGCAGGTTCTGCTCGCTGATGATGGAGCTCAGGTGATAAGGAACGCCCCGCAGATGGCCCAGCAAACACGTGGCACTCACTTTGGCGGCAAGTGCGCGCAGATTACGATCGTAAATGGGGAGCTTCGTGCTGCGATAGACGAAAGGCAGCTCGGGCCGTTCACTTTGCGCATCCCAGGCGAGAAACCCCGAGCCAGCAAGATTCAAGCGATTTAGGAGCGCCGCTTGGTGGGTTTGATTGACGAAGGAGACGTCGGGCTTGTAGAGCAAGTCTTCGAGCGGGATACGTTCGCCGAGATAGGCAAGGACGCGACACATGGGCGCGTGTTTCGCGGAGTTGCGAAGGGAATGCAAGGGCCTTGTGACACCCCAGAACGGTCTCTACGAACTGCTCGGTGCCCGATCCAATCCGGATGCGCCGCGACGACTTCGACGGTTACCTTGTTTTTGGCGTACGTGCGTGCGGGCGCGTTTGCACCCCATCAATCGATCATGCCAGCCGCTTCGAGCATGTTGTAGGTCGCAAGTCCCCCGGACAACGTTTTCGCTCGGAACCCATGCTGCAACAGAAACCGAGTCGCGTAATACGCGCGTTGCCCGACGCCACAACAAATCCAGATATCGCGGTCCTTTGGCAATTCGGTGTGCCGCGTGCGCAGGTCGCCAAGAGGCACATTGATTGCGCGCGGAACATGCCCGGCGGAAAACTCGTGCGGTTCGCGGACATCCAGCACGAAGGCATCGCTTGCAGCAAAATCGTGCCAATTGGCCAGCGGCATGTCGCCATTGAGCACGTTTTGCGCAAGGATGCCGGCCATGTTCACGGGGTCCTTTGCGGCACCGTATTGCGGAGCATAACACAATTCGGCTTCGGCCAAGTCATGCACCGTGGCGCCGAATTGAATTGCCGTCGCAATGACGTCGATGCGTTTTTCGACGCCCTCGCGCCCCACCGCTTGCGCGCCGAGAATGCGTCCGTCGGGCACCGAAAAAAGAAGTTTCAGGTGAATGGGGCTCGAGCCCGGATAATAACCCGCATGGTGACCGGGGTGCAGATACACTTTTTGGTACTTGGTCACCCCCGCACGCCGAAGGCCTTTTTCGCTGGCCCCCGTGGATGCCGCCGTCATCCCCATGACGCCGACGACAGCGGTTGCCTGAACGCCTCGGAATTGCGTGGAACGGCCCGCAATGGATTCGGCAGCCACGCGCCCCTGACGATTCGCCGGCCCCGCGAGCGGTAGCACGACCTCTTGCCCCGTCAGCACATCGCGCACTTCAATCGCATCTCCCACGGCCCAGATGCTCGGATCCGCCGTGCGCATCTGCTCGTCCACCACAATGCCTCCACGTGCCCCGATCGGCAACCCGGCGTCTTTGGCCAATGTCGTCTCCGGACGCACGCCAATGGCGAGAATGACGATATCGGCCTGCAAGCGCGCGCCGCTTTCGGTGACGACGACCAAAGCACCTCCCGCGGATGACTCGATCCCTGCCAAACCGTCATTCATATGGAGCTTGATGCCGTGCTCCTCGAGCTCCATCATGAGCGGCGCCGCCATTTCGGGATCGAGCGGCGGCATCACCTGCGGCAGCTTTTCCAAGAGCGTGACGGCCAATTTCCGATACGATAGATTCTCGGCCATCTCGAGCCCGATGAATCCACCGCCCACCACGACGGCCGTCTTCGCCTGCCGCTCTTCGAGCCACGAACGAATGCGCCGCGTATCCGGGATGGTCCGCACCGCAAACACGCCCGGCAATTCGATACCCGGCACCGGCGGACGAATGGGGGCAGCCCCGGGCGCGAGCACCAATGCATCGTAACGCTCCGATCGAAGCTCGCCCGAACGCACGTCGCGCACGATGACCGTATGCGTGTCACGATGGATTTTCGTCACCTCCGTTTCCGTTTGGACATCGATGTCGAATCGCGCTTTGAACATCTCGCGGGATGCGACCAGGAGCGCCCGTTCGTCGGCAATGACATTGCCCACATGATAGGGCAAACCGCAATTGGCGAAGGACGCGTAGGGTCCCCGCTCGAATACGACGATTTCGCTGGATTCGTCGAGGCGTCGCAATCGCGCGGCACACGAAGCGCCCCCGGCCACACCGCCAACGATGAGGACACGACGACGGGAAGCGTCGCGCGACGGAATTGTGGATTCATCGGTTTCGATACGCATGCAGGCTCCTGTGAGTGCGGCTCATGGGGCGAAAGAGGTCGCAACGGCACTGCAATAGGCATACCAATGCTCGTGATGCCGCAAGAGCGGCGACCGACCAATGCAAAACCTGCGCGCGATGCGGCAGCAAATGCCCCACGCCCGCATGCTCGACACGCAATTTTTGCATTGGCGCAGAGCAACCTGCTGCTCGGATGACACACCCCGGTGAACGAAGGCATGCCCTCACTCGAGGATTCCCCGGCCAATGGATCGGCGCCCTCCTCCAATCGACACGCAAGGGCCTTTGGAGGCCGAGCGACGTAAGACCGCGCCGCCTATGTTCGATACGAAGAACACTCCTTTAGGGCTTGTTGCCCGGGTCAGCCTTTGGTATAGTTTTTATTGAAGAGTCTGGTCGCTACACGTAATGGTTTTGGAGCTTTGTCAAGGTCGATCGGAATTGTAAGTTTTGGCCCTTGCGCAGGCGGGGGCGAACCACCGTCGCGCCTTTTTCCTGTATTCATGTCGTATCCATCTTGGATGAGCCTTTTCAACGTTTCATGCATCAAGAGGATGACTTCTTTGGGTTGCACGACGCCATCATTCAACAAACGCACGCTCATTTCTTGAGCGTAGAATGCGCTGACAACGGGTGCGCCAAAGTTAAAGTCCAAGGCGTCTGCTCGCTCCGTGTATTCCTCGATGAGCGTATTGACTATCGTGGCATTGGACTTGAAACTACCGAACCCGTCTTTGCGTGTCGTTGTCCACCGAATGTAGTCGCCAAGAGGCTCCGCTTTCCCAGCGCGATCCAACGACGCTTTGCATACGTTGCCCAACTCGTTGCGCCAATGGTCCGTGACCGTCATGATGGGGTCTTCCCGAATTCGATCTGCATGCATCCGAACAGCCCCGTTGACCAAGGCCTGGAACTCCTTGAGTCCGCGTTTCAATTTGTCGAGTCGGTCTCGCCAAAGATTAAATTTTGTATCTCTATTGACCGGCATGGTGTCGACGAGCCCCTCGAGCCGGCTGATTACGCTCGCGAAGTCAAGTTCTGCAGTTTTGTTCGTGGTGACGTCGAAAAAGAACGTAAAGAGGGTGGGCGTTCCATAGAACAGCGGGTACGTGCCGCTCATTTTCTTGCAAAGCTCGTCGTTCGCGGACCGTGCAGAATGCCTGCTCAGCGCAATCGTCACGAGTGCATCCATCAATGCGAATGTGACTTTTTCTTGCATCTCTTTGTTCTGTGGTAGCGACGAGATCCATGGGGTACCCAAGTGAAAGAGCAATATCTTGTGAAAGATGTGGCAATCCATGACCATTTTGCCGACATTCTCCACGGTCGCGTCAGTCAATGCGCTTGGCTTTGTGGTGTAAAAATGGTCACCAATCGCACCTAGCTCTCGCTCGTTCAGTTCACTCAATAGCGTGTCCAAGCTATTCTTGCGAAACGCAAGATTCTTGAGCAATCGATCCATATCGATGTAGGCATCTTGGATGATGGATTTTGCTGTGTTGCCGATGCGCATGCCATTGATTTTCGTCTCGAATTCACCTCGATATGCGCTGACCAGGATCTTGAAACGCAAGATTTCATCGACCCGCGCAGAGTCCCAACCGGGATAAGCCTTTCGAGCGCCGGGCGATAGCATTTTTTGACACTCCTCGAAGTTACTTTTGTAAATCCATGCTCGTTTGTCCCAAGCAATCGCCAGCATGTTGATGTTCTTGTGGTCATCGTCGCTTGCTTTCCTGTCGACCTCCTTTGCGCCAAGCGCCAGTCGCACTTCCCCTTCGTGGCGAGTTCTGAATCCGCCATTGCGGGCAATGTGCGCACCGATGAGGTCAAGCTCCACATTCGCCGCCAAGCTCGAGAGAATGTAACTGGTCAATGCATTCGGACCGCTTAACGACACGTGCTTCAATTGCGTGAGCACTTTGGTGTAGGCCTCAGTCATTGCCTTCTGCGCAGCTTGACCGTTGACGATCTTGTTTACGGCGTCCTCGTCCAGAATGACACTCGTCAATGCAGCTTCCGACCCCGCAAAAGGACGATTGTCACTCGCCTTGATGAGGATATTCGTGGCCTCATTTTCCACATGGCTCGAAAACATGTTTGCTTGCGTGTTTTCGTAGAAGCTGTCGCGCATCCCCGATTGAATTCCATTTTTTTTAAACAAATCGGACTTGAGCAGGATCGTCTTGTTGGTATAGCTACTGGCCGACGTAGAAAAGCCCGAGTATTTCCCCTCGGCGTCGTTGAAGTCGGACAACGTGTTGACCTTGTTGGTTTTAAGGCCCGTCCACGATTCGAGCTTTTGAGCAATCTCGGAGTCTCCACTACGAAATAGCCACGAAGCAGAAGAAAGCGCATTGCCGCGGAAGCTGTCCAAAATGGCCTTCACCATCGGCCCGCCGGGAACGCAATACGCTGCGGCAACCATGACATTGAACATCGTGCTCCAGAAAGCGTTTATGCGATCCGCTTTGAGCTTGTCGACCTTCATGGCCTCCTTCAAGGTGCGGGCCAGCTCATCCGCGTTCTTCGTGCACTCCCCAATCGTCTCGGTGAGGAGTGT
This genomic window from Polyangiaceae bacterium contains:
- a CDS encoding FAD-dependent oxidoreductase — encoded protein: MRIETDESTIPSRDASRRRVLIVGGVAGGASCAARLRRLDESSEIVVFERGPYASFANCGLPYHVGNVIADERALLVASREMFKARFDIDVQTETEVTKIHRDTHTVIVRDVRSGELRSERYDALVLAPGAAPIRPPVPGIELPGVFAVRTIPDTRRIRSWLEERQAKTAVVVGGGFIGLEMAENLSYRKLAVTLLEKLPQVMPPLDPEMAAPLMMELEEHGIKLHMNDGLAGIESSAGGALVVVTESGARLQADIVILAIGVRPETTLAKDAGLPIGARGGIVVDEQMRTADPSIWAVGDAIEVRDVLTGQEVVLPLAGPANRQGRVAAESIAGRSTQFRGVQATAVVGVMGMTAASTGASEKGLRRAGVTKYQKVYLHPGHHAGYYPGSSPIHLKLLFSVPDGRILGAQAVGREGVEKRIDVIATAIQFGATVHDLAEAELCYAPQYGAAKDPVNMAGILAQNVLNGDMPLANWHDFAASDAFVLDVREPHEFSAGHVPRAINVPLGDLRTRHTELPKDRDIWICCGVGQRAYYATRFLLQHGFRAKTLSGGLATYNMLEAAGMID
- a CDS encoding transposase, producing MSDTTVWLTERFDSAVRFNVHFHSLALDGVYVQSADGAGLRFPRLPKPTEEEVYEVAERTVKRVVAILEKKGRALCGHCRWFQHFSPNRRALEFLREWLGDYA